A genomic segment from Psychrobacter arcticus 273-4 encodes:
- the sucD gene encoding succinate--CoA ligase subunit alpha has protein sequence MSVLIDKDTKVLVQGFTGKNGTFHSEQAIEYGTKVVGGVTPGKGGQTHLGLPVFNTMNEAMAATQADASVIYVPAPFVLDSIIEAIDAGVKLIVVITEGVPTLDMLKAKRYLEEAGDVRLIGPNCPGVITPGQCKIGIMPGHIHLPGKVGIISRSGTLTYEAVAQTTTLGFGQSTCIGIGGDPIPGMNQIDALKLFQEDPQTEAIILIGEIGGTAEEEAAAYIKDHVTKPVVGYIAGVTAPEGKRMGHAGAIISGGQGTAEDKFKAFEAAGIAYTRDPSKLGEKLKEVTGW, from the coding sequence ATGAGTGTATTAATTGATAAAGACACCAAGGTATTGGTTCAAGGTTTTACGGGTAAAAATGGTACGTTTCACTCAGAACAAGCCATCGAATATGGTACTAAGGTTGTTGGCGGCGTAACCCCAGGTAAAGGCGGTCAAACGCACCTAGGTTTACCAGTATTCAACACCATGAACGAAGCAATGGCAGCTACCCAAGCAGATGCTTCTGTTATCTATGTACCAGCTCCTTTTGTACTAGATTCTATCATCGAAGCAATTGACGCTGGTGTAAAGCTAATTGTTGTTATCACTGAAGGCGTACCAACGCTTGATATGCTAAAAGCCAAACGCTATCTTGAAGAAGCGGGCGATGTACGTCTAATTGGTCCTAACTGCCCAGGCGTTATCACCCCAGGTCAGTGCAAAATCGGCATCATGCCAGGTCATATCCATTTGCCAGGTAAAGTGGGTATCATCTCACGCTCTGGTACTTTGACCTATGAAGCCGTTGCTCAAACCACTACACTTGGTTTTGGTCAATCAACGTGTATCGGTATCGGTGGCGATCCGATTCCTGGTATGAACCAGATTGATGCATTGAAATTGTTCCAAGAAGATCCACAAACTGAAGCGATTATCCTAATCGGTGAAATCGGTGGTACTGCTGAAGAAGAAGCAGCCGCTTATATCAAAGATCACGTAACTAAGCCAGTTGTTGGTTATATCGCTGGTGTTACTGCTCCTGAAGGCAAGCGTATGGGTCATGCCGGCGCTATCATCTCTGGTGGTCAAGGTACTGCTGAAGATAAATTTAAAGCGTTCGAAGCGGCAGGCATTGCTTACACGCGTGACCCATCAAAATTGGGTGAGAAACTAAAAGAAGTGACAGGCTGGTAA
- the galE gene encoding UDP-glucose 4-epimerase GalE: protein MKHKILVTGGAGYIGSHTCIALHEAGYDVVIYDNLSNSSREAVNRVSSLIGQPIEFIEGDVRNTESLRQVFAAQPFFGVIHFAGLKAVGESVAKPLMYYDNNVSGTINLLEIMKEHDVKNFVFSSSATVYGDPETLPIDERSKRSCTNPYGQSKLTVEHILEDLAASDKSWSLIPLRYFNPVGAHSSGSIGEDPNDIPNNLMPYISQVAVGKLDKLSIFGNDYATVDGTGVRDFIHVTDLAEGHVAALNYLKQQPQSLGFLPINLGTGKGTSVLELLRAFSVVSGQNIPFQFVDRRAGDIASCYASADKARELLGWQATLSITDMCQDTWRWQSMNPNGYNLV from the coding sequence ATGAAGCATAAAATTTTAGTCACTGGCGGCGCAGGATATATCGGTTCACATACTTGTATTGCACTGCATGAAGCAGGCTATGATGTCGTGATATATGACAATTTATCTAATAGTAGTCGTGAAGCGGTAAATCGCGTCTCTAGCCTTATTGGACAGCCTATCGAATTTATCGAAGGTGATGTTCGAAATACTGAGTCACTCAGACAAGTATTTGCCGCGCAGCCATTTTTTGGCGTGATTCACTTTGCCGGTCTAAAAGCGGTTGGCGAATCTGTTGCTAAACCACTGATGTATTATGATAATAATGTGAGTGGAACGATTAACTTACTTGAAATCATGAAAGAGCATGACGTTAAAAACTTTGTTTTTTCTTCATCAGCTACGGTCTATGGCGATCCTGAAACGCTACCGATTGATGAACGCTCGAAACGCTCTTGTACCAATCCTTATGGGCAAAGTAAGCTTACCGTTGAGCATATCTTGGAAGATTTGGCAGCATCAGATAAGAGCTGGAGTCTTATTCCTTTGAGATACTTTAATCCTGTCGGGGCACATTCGTCAGGGAGTATTGGTGAAGATCCTAATGATATTCCGAATAATCTAATGCCTTATATCTCTCAAGTCGCTGTTGGTAAGCTTGATAAGTTAAGCATTTTTGGCAATGACTATGCTACCGTCGATGGCACTGGGGTACGTGATTTTATTCATGTGACTGACTTGGCTGAAGGGCATGTAGCCGCGCTCAATTATTTAAAGCAGCAACCCCAAAGTTTGGGTTTTTTACCTATCAATTTAGGGACAGGAAAGGGCACTTCGGTCTTAGAGTTGCTCAGAGCGTTTTCTGTTGTATCGGGTCAGAATATTCCTTTTCAATTTGTTGATCGCCGAGCGGGTGATATCGCCAGTTGCTATGCCAGTGCTGATAAAGCAAGAGAGCTATTAGGATGGCAAGCAACCCTTTCTATCACAGATATGTGTCAAGATACATGGCGTTGGCAAAGTATGAATCCAAATGGTTATAATCTAGTATAA
- a CDS encoding UTP--glucose-1-phosphate uridylyltransferase: protein MKKITHAVIPVAGFGTRMLPLSKSVPKELLPLGNRPAIHYVVEEAIAAGIKHIVLVGHAQKSAIENYFDINAELDNQLRDKGKDELADSLNWLPDDVTISMIRQGQPLGLGHAVLAARPIIGQHDFAVLLPDVVLDPFNGDMSADNLAFMMDAFAKDNHSQILVDKVADEDVHKYGIAQLNEALSGVSSVDNEIDANISFKVAGFVEKPNVVDAPSRLAVVGRYVFSHHIFDYLANTKASVGGEIQLTDAIDALISEYGVNVTTMRGNSYDAGDMRSYMQAFMYFAQQQLADEE from the coding sequence ATGAAAAAAATTACTCACGCGGTGATACCCGTTGCAGGCTTTGGCACTCGTATGTTGCCATTGTCTAAGTCAGTACCTAAAGAACTATTGCCGCTTGGTAATCGCCCTGCCATTCATTATGTAGTTGAAGAAGCTATTGCTGCCGGCATTAAACATATCGTCTTAGTCGGTCATGCGCAAAAAAGCGCGATTGAAAACTACTTTGACATCAATGCCGAGCTGGATAATCAATTGCGTGATAAGGGCAAAGATGAGCTAGCAGACAGCTTAAATTGGCTACCAGATGATGTGACCATATCAATGATACGTCAGGGTCAGCCATTAGGTTTGGGGCATGCGGTGCTTGCTGCACGTCCGATTATTGGTCAGCATGATTTTGCGGTACTCTTACCAGATGTGGTACTTGATCCCTTTAACGGTGATATGTCTGCTGATAATTTAGCTTTTATGATGGACGCTTTTGCTAAAGATAACCATTCACAGATATTGGTAGACAAGGTTGCTGATGAAGACGTACATAAATATGGTATTGCTCAACTAAATGAAGCGTTGAGTGGTGTAAGTAGTGTAGATAATGAAATAGATGCAAATATTAGCTTTAAAGTGGCAGGTTTTGTAGAAAAACCAAATGTAGTTGATGCACCCTCAAGACTCGCCGTGGTTGGTCGCTATGTCTTTAGCCACCATATTTTTGACTATCTGGCGAATACCAAAGCTTCAGTTGGCGGAGAGATTCAGTTGACAGATGCTATTGATGCACTTATCAGTGAATATGGTGTCAATGTCACGACCATGCGCGGTAACAGTTATGATGCCGGCGATATGCGCTCTTACATGCAAGCCTTTATGTATTTTGCTCAGCAGCAATTAGCCGATGAAGAGTAG